The genomic segment ATTTTAATTATTTTTAATCAAACATGGCACTACACTTTGGCCAAAAAAAAGAACCGCCCCTTATTTCTATGCGGTTCTTTTCGCTTCTTTTGCGATTTTTTAGGGTTTAACTGTCAAAGTTCTGTGAACCTGGATATATTATTTCTCGGGTTTTTATACGCGATAAATAAAATGGCAGAAGATTAGCAGTATTTGAAAAGATGCTCTATTGTCCGGTTCAGCATTTTTGCGCCCTTTATTTCTGTTTCAAATAAAGGCACAATCGCTCTTACATTGTCCCCGAACAAATCCCGTATTTTTTCCATATGGCTGTCCTGCATTTTTATACGGTTTAATACAAACTCGGCGGTGCCTTTTTCGACCTGGTTTTTCTGGATTAATCCGTTAACTATTACACCGCCGACCGGTATCCCGAACTCATGAAACCAGCTGATGAAACGTGTAATTACCGCTATCGGTAGGCTTTCCGGCAAGGTTACAAAAAAGAACGAAGTCAGGTTTGCATCTGTCAAAAGTTTCTTTGAGCAATCCATCCGTTCCTTGAAGTTTAAAAGATAATCCAGGAGCGGGTCTTTTTCTTTTTTCCTGGAAAAGGAAAGTAATTCACGTAGGGATTTTGCCTCATCCCTGCTTTTCAGCATCTTGTTGACCCAGAGTGAATATACCTTTGACATGCCGAGAAGCCTCCTGGCGTTTGCCGTCGGCGCGGTATCAAAAACATAAAAGTCATATTCATCCTTAAATATAAGGTCCATCATGTTCTCGAACATCGCCGACTCTTCAAATGCGGGGTTCATGGTCGCTGTTTCAACAAATTCTCCCGCGTTGGCCGAAATATCCGCGAATTTAAGGAACCAGTTTATTTTTTCGCGGATTTCATTTTTAGACCTTTCGATTGTGTCTTTTGTGTCGATTTCAAATGCGTAGCATTTGTTTTCATCACATACAACCGCGGGTTTCCCGAACACATCCTGTTCTAGGAGGCTCGAAAGGCTGTGGACGGGATTCGTGGATGCGAGTAACGTTTTTTTTCCCTGTTTAGCGGCCCATAGTGCTGCCGCGCCCGCCATTACTGTTTTTCCCACGCCGCCCTTGCCGCCGAAAAAAATGTATTTTAATTTTGGGCGGGCTATCATAAAATTGGTCATGGAATTAGTTATTAAATTCATAATGCTTATGCCCCTTCGAACATTTTTTTTGCGATTTTTTCAATCATCGGGATTCCCGTTATATCTCTATCCATCTCCGGGACAAAAGCCATTACTTCCCGGCTAAAACAAGTTTTAATCACATCCAGATATTTTTTCTGCATAATAATCCTATTTTTTATATATTCGGGAATATTTTGTTTCTCTAATTCTTCGGGCAACACTCTGTTGACAATGTAACCGCTCAAAGGAACATCAAATTTTGAAAATAATTCCGCCGCTTTTTGAGTGTCTTTAATTACCATATCTTCAGGTGTAACGACGAAAAAGAAGGCTGTTTTTGTTTTATCAGTCAGAATTCTGGATGATTTATTTATGCGGTCTTTTATGTAAAGAAGCTCATTTAAAATTGCGTCTTCTTCAACATTTTTTTGCCGTTTCATTACGGCTGATACGTGGTCGAATTCTCTCATTTGCTGCCGCAGGCCCGTGATCTTGTCAATCCAGGCGTCATATACCTTTGCCATGCTGAGATAATACAGGGCGTGTCCCAGAGGCACTAAATCATAAATATAATAATCATAATCGCCCTTAACGACTATATCGACCACCTCATCAAAAATAGCGCTTTCTTCCATAGCGGGTTCCGCGGCGGAAGCTTGGATATAATTTTCGATTTCATCAGGGATTTTTTCCATTCCATACATGTCGAGGATTTTACGGCGGATTTCCTGCTGGTATTCTTTTACCCTGCGGTCAGCATCGATTTCCTGCGCGAACAGATTTGGGATAATTTCCGTGGGGCCCTTGCCAAAAATATTTTTTTCGAATATATCGCTTAATGACGCCTGCGGGTCAACGGAAAAAACAAGAACCTTTTTGCCTTTCCCGGCAAGATAATATGCTGCCGCGGCGGAAAAAGTGGTCTTCCCGAGTCCCCCCTTCCCGCCGAACATTATGTACCTCCGGCCGGGATATTGTTCAAAGATTTTTGAAAGCGAAATAGTCAACTCCTTCTTTTGAAAATAAAATTTGCCAAAGGCAAATTAATAAGGTGATTTTAAGCCAGCGCGTCTGTCAAATCCTTTTCCCTGAGCATCCTTCTTTTCCATGTTGAAATCTGGGGAACCACATGTGGCAATAACCGGAGGGAATAATAGGGGGGTAAAATCGGAACGCCCAGCATATCTCCCATTGTGATAAGAATGAAAAGGTGTTCCATGCTCGCCCTTGTCTTAAGAGCATACCGGGCTGAATCATGGGCCGCTATTCCATAAGCAAATTCTTTAATTGCGTTCAGAAAACCTTTTTTTTCTTTATCGGACATTGGAGCCTCCTTTGGTTTTTGACCTTTGACTTTTCTTGAACGCTTTCACCCCGTCAATTGCAAGAATCATTGATGCGATAACAAGCAGAAACCCGACAATTCCCATAAGTGTATTCCCTACCAGCGCCTCGGTTTTCAAACCTCCGCTGAATACTTTATTAAGCAAACTGTAGGATGTCCAGAGTAAAGCGCCTGTAGTTGTTATGAACATAAATATCATCGGCAAAAAGGCCCAGAAATAATTTTTACCTTCAGACATAAGCCATAAAGTTACAAGCATTAGCGAGAGGGATGCCATCAACTGGTTTGCGCCGCCAAATAAT from the bacterium genome contains:
- a CDS encoding TRC40/GET3/ArsA family transport-energizing ATPase; translated protein: MFGGKGGLGKTTFSAAAAYYLAGKGKKVLVFSVDPQASLSDIFEKNIFGKGPTEIIPNLFAQEIDADRRVKEYQQEIRRKILDMYGMEKIPDEIENYIQASAAEPAMEESAIFDEVVDIVVKGDYDYYIYDLVPLGHALYYLSMAKVYDAWIDKITGLRQQMREFDHVSAVMKRQKNVEEDAILNELLYIKDRINKSSRILTDKTKTAFFFVVTPEDMVIKDTQKAAELFSKFDVPLSGYIVNRVLPEELEKQNIPEYIKNRIIMQKKYLDVIKTCFSREVMAFVPEMDRDITGIPMIEKIAKKMFEGA
- a CDS encoding TRC40/GET3/ArsA family transport-energizing ATPase; translated protein: MNLITNSMTNFMIARPKLKYIFFGGKGGVGKTVMAGAAALWAAKQGKKTLLASTNPVHSLSSLLEQDVFGKPAVVCDENKCYAFEIDTKDTIERSKNEIREKINWFLKFADISANAGEFVETATMNPAFEESAMFENMMDLIFKDEYDFYVFDTAPTANARRLLGMSKVYSLWVNKMLKSRDEAKSLRELLSFSRKKEKDPLLDYLLNFKERMDCSKKLLTDANLTSFFFVTLPESLPIAVITRFISWFHEFGIPVGGVIVNGLIQKNQVEKGTAEFVLNRIKMQDSHMEKIRDLFGDNVRAIVPLFETEIKGAKMLNRTIEHLFKYC